A region from the Aeromicrobium choanae genome encodes:
- a CDS encoding ABC transporter ATP-binding protein: protein MRLRGHGLAWSAGGRRIVDGVDIECAPGTFTGLLGPNGSGKTSLLRLLTGTQVPDEGTVTLDGRGMHELRRRERARHLAVVEQHADTGLDLTVRQVVELGRIPHRGRWPSARPGTDAALTRAMRVGEVEALADRRWSTLSGGERQRVQLARALAQEPSVLVLDEPTNHLDLGHQIGFMELVRGLGITAVAALHDLDLAAAFCDQVVVMERGRVVAGGDPHTVLTPALLASVYGVRAAVDRHAVADRLRVTWIGTQA, encoded by the coding sequence ATGAGGCTCCGAGGTCACGGACTCGCGTGGTCGGCCGGCGGACGTCGCATCGTCGACGGCGTCGACATCGAGTGTGCGCCCGGCACGTTCACCGGCCTGCTCGGTCCCAACGGCTCGGGCAAGACCTCCCTGCTCCGCCTGCTGACCGGCACCCAGGTCCCCGACGAGGGAACGGTGACCCTCGACGGTCGCGGCATGCACGAGCTGCGTCGTCGCGAGCGAGCCCGTCACCTGGCCGTGGTCGAGCAGCACGCCGACACCGGCCTGGACCTGACCGTCCGGCAGGTCGTGGAGCTGGGGCGCATCCCGCACCGCGGACGCTGGCCATCGGCGCGTCCCGGCACCGACGCCGCCCTGACCCGGGCGATGCGGGTCGGCGAGGTCGAGGCCTTGGCCGATCGACGGTGGTCGACGCTCTCGGGTGGAGAGCGTCAGCGTGTCCAGCTGGCGCGGGCGCTCGCCCAGGAGCCGTCCGTGCTCGTGCTGGACGAGCCGACGAATCATCTCGACCTGGGCCACCAGATCGGCTTCATGGAGCTCGTGCGTGGACTCGGCATCACCGCCGTCGCGGCGTTGCACGACCTCGATCTCGCGGCGGCATTCTGCGACCAGGTCGTCGTGATGGAGCGTGGTCGCGTCGTCGCCGGAGGTGATCCGCACACCGTCCTCACGCCTGCGCTGCTGGCATCGGTCTACGGGGTGCGGGCCGCGGTGGACCGGCACGCCGTGGCCGACCGCCTTCGCGTCACGTGGATCGGGACCCAGGCATGA
- a CDS encoding methionine ABC transporter permease, whose product MIAQDTNLPELWPLIGEATWETVYMVAITVAIGGVLGLAVGLALYATRSGGLFANRVAFTVLNVVVNFFRPIPFVIFIAAVQPLARVVVGIGIGNKAIIFAMTLAAMFGIARIVEQNLVTVEPGVIEAARSMGASRLRILTTVVVPEALGPLILGYTFAFVAIVDMSAIAGAIGAGGLGAFAQQYGYRQFDTVVTWTVVLIIVAFVQVGQFFGNTLARKVLRR is encoded by the coding sequence ATGATCGCGCAGGACACCAACCTTCCCGAGCTCTGGCCGCTCATCGGCGAGGCCACGTGGGAGACCGTCTACATGGTCGCGATCACGGTCGCGATCGGCGGCGTCCTCGGCCTGGCTGTGGGGCTCGCGCTCTACGCCACCCGGTCGGGCGGGCTGTTCGCGAACCGTGTCGCGTTCACGGTGCTGAACGTCGTGGTGAACTTCTTCCGCCCGATCCCGTTCGTCATCTTCATCGCGGCGGTCCAGCCGCTGGCGCGCGTCGTGGTGGGGATCGGCATCGGCAACAAGGCGATCATCTTCGCGATGACGCTGGCGGCGATGTTCGGCATCGCGCGCATCGTCGAGCAGAACCTCGTCACCGTGGAGCCCGGCGTGATCGAGGCGGCACGGTCGATGGGCGCGAGCCGGCTGCGGATCCTGACGACCGTCGTCGTCCCCGAGGCCCTCGGGCCGCTGATCCTGGGCTACACGTTCGCCTTCGTGGCCATCGTCGACATGAGCGCCATCGCGGGCGCGATCGGCGCCGGCGGACTGGGCGCGTTCGCGCAGCAGTACGGCTACCGCCAGTTCGACACCGTGGTGACCTGGACGGTCGTCCTGATCATCGTGGCCTTCGTCCAGGTGGGGCAGTTCTTCGGCAACACGCTGGCCCGCAAGGTCCTGCGCCGCTGA
- a CDS encoding methionine ABC transporter ATP-binding protein — translation MALVELRDVHKTFAPTKKGGAPIEAIRGVDLDVEAGEIHAIVGYSGAGKSTLVRLVNALEQPTSGSVTVDGTRLDQLGERDIRRVRQGIGMIFQQFNLMRSRTVWGNLEFPLKLAGVDQAERQRRISELLHFVGLADKAHAYPEQLSGGQKQRVGIARALATNPSILLADESTSALDPDTTREVLSLLRKVNEDLGITIIVITHEMDVVRTLAHRVSVMEHGRVVESGDVAEVFARPREQVTRRFVATLVDEVPQGAELEALRERFGGRLLVVDVEGHTSQAEVFAALAARGVSVEVVQGGVNRVGSSVFGHVTLSVHGEDVDAVVAQVGRLDGVEVLA, via the coding sequence ATGGCACTGGTCGAGCTGCGCGACGTCCACAAGACGTTCGCGCCGACGAAGAAGGGCGGCGCCCCGATCGAGGCGATCCGGGGCGTCGACCTCGACGTCGAGGCCGGGGAGATCCACGCGATCGTCGGCTACTCCGGTGCGGGCAAGTCCACCCTGGTGCGACTCGTCAACGCGCTGGAGCAGCCGACCTCCGGCAGCGTCACGGTGGACGGGACGCGGCTCGACCAGCTGGGCGAGCGCGACATCCGCCGGGTGCGGCAGGGCATCGGGATGATCTTCCAGCAGTTCAACCTCATGCGGTCGCGCACCGTGTGGGGGAATCTGGAGTTCCCGCTGAAGCTCGCCGGGGTCGACCAGGCGGAGCGGCAGCGGCGGATCTCCGAGCTGCTGCACTTCGTCGGTCTCGCCGACAAGGCGCACGCCTACCCCGAGCAGCTCTCGGGCGGGCAGAAGCAGCGCGTCGGCATCGCCCGGGCGCTGGCGACGAACCCGTCGATCCTGCTGGCCGACGAGTCGACCAGCGCTCTCGACCCCGACACCACGCGTGAGGTGCTGTCGCTGCTGCGCAAGGTGAACGAGGACCTGGGCATCACGATCATCGTCATCACCCACGAGATGGACGTGGTCCGCACGCTGGCCCACCGGGTCAGCGTCATGGAGCACGGGCGCGTCGTGGAGTCCGGCGACGTCGCGGAGGTCTTCGCGCGCCCGCGCGAGCAGGTGACGCGCCGCTTCGTCGCGACGCTCGTCGACGAGGTGCCACAGGGCGCCGAGCTCGAGGCGCTCCGCGAGCGCTTCGGCGGCCGGCTGCTCGTGGTGGACGTCGAGGGCCACACCAGCCAGGCGGAGGTCTTCGCGGCACTGGCCGCGCGTGGCGTCTCGGTCGAGGTCGTCCAGGGCGGCGTGAACCGCGTCGGCTCGTCCGTCTTCGGGCACGTGACGCTGTCGGTGCACGGTGAGGACGTCGACGCCGTGGTCGCCCAGGTGGGCCGCCTCGACGGCGTGGAGGTGCTCGCATGA
- a CDS encoding Fur family transcriptional regulator yields the protein MPLSPAPEQSLRDAGLRVTRQRTAVLEAVAANPHAETSAIIDHARESIPELSHQAVYDALKALTDAGLVRCIEPAGSVARYESRTGDNHHHLVCRSCGRIVDIDCTVGAAPCLTPAEDHGFVIDEAEVVFWGLCPSCSSTNA from the coding sequence ATGCCCCTCTCCCCCGCTCCCGAGCAGTCGCTGCGCGACGCCGGGCTGCGGGTCACGCGTCAGCGCACGGCGGTCCTCGAGGCCGTCGCGGCCAACCCTCACGCGGAGACCTCGGCGATCATCGACCACGCACGCGAGTCGATCCCCGAGCTCTCCCACCAGGCCGTGTACGACGCGCTGAAGGCACTGACCGACGCGGGACTCGTGCGGTGCATCGAGCCTGCCGGCTCCGTGGCCCGCTACGAGTCGCGCACGGGCGACAACCACCATCACCTGGTGTGCCGGTCCTGCGGCCGGATCGTCGACATCGACTGCACGGTCGGTGCCGCGCCGTGCCTCACCCCCGCCGAGGACCACGGCTTCGTGATCGACGAGGCCGAGGTCGTCTTCTGGGGCCTGTGCCCCTCCTGCTCCTCCACGAACGCCTGA
- a CDS encoding 4'-phosphopantetheinyl transferase family protein: MRSARRDRLVDPVDRAAFTAARDLARACVGELLAIPVSRVRLAQRCPTCDEDDHGRPSVVDHPEVGVSWSHARGHVVALAAHGPCGIDVEPPVTGKPPRRALTDAEAAWLAAGGDFAHLWTRKEALVKAGVADLDEAGSLDVLAGTVRGLDLRTWRDGAATVSTATQPMGSSTTQPMGSSTTQPMGSSTNTGIFRSVFFWYSA, translated from the coding sequence ATGCGTAGCGCGCGCCGGGACCGGCTGGTCGACCCCGTCGACCGGGCCGCCTTCACTGCGGCCCGCGACCTGGCGCGGGCGTGCGTGGGCGAACTCCTCGCGATCCCCGTGTCGCGCGTGCGACTGGCCCAGCGGTGCCCCACGTGTGACGAGGACGATCACGGGCGCCCCTCCGTCGTCGACCATCCCGAGGTCGGGGTCAGCTGGTCACACGCGCGCGGGCACGTCGTCGCGCTGGCCGCCCACGGCCCGTGCGGGATCGACGTGGAGCCACCCGTGACCGGGAAGCCGCCGCGCCGCGCACTGACGGACGCCGAGGCCGCGTGGCTCGCCGCTGGCGGCGACTTCGCCCACCTGTGGACGCGCAAGGAGGCCCTCGTCAAGGCCGGGGTCGCCGACCTCGACGAGGCGGGCTCGCTCGACGTGCTCGCCGGCACCGTGCGCGGCCTCGACCTGCGGACGTGGCGCGACGGTGCGGCGACCGTGTCGACCGCGACTCAGCCGATGGGTTCGAGCACGACTCAGCCGATGGGTTCGAGCACGACTCAGCCGATGGGTTCGAGCACGAACACGGGAATCTTCCGGTCGGTCTTCTTCTGGTACTCGGCGTAG
- a CDS encoding nitroreductase family deazaflavin-dependent oxidoreductase translates to MPLTGEYEPSTSEWARTQAETFEATDGREANTLQGVPIIVLTSVGAKSGKLRKTALMRVEHDGDYAVVASKGGHPEQPNWYWNIKANSHVELQDGAEKKDYRARELEGDEYETWWERSVAVWPDYAEYQKKTDRKIPVFVLEPIG, encoded by the coding sequence ATGCCACTGACCGGAGAATACGAACCGAGCACGTCCGAGTGGGCGCGCACCCAGGCCGAGACCTTCGAGGCGACCGACGGCCGCGAGGCCAACACGCTCCAGGGGGTGCCGATCATCGTGCTGACGAGCGTCGGCGCGAAGTCGGGCAAGCTGCGCAAGACCGCGCTCATGCGGGTGGAGCACGACGGCGACTACGCGGTCGTCGCCTCCAAGGGCGGCCATCCCGAGCAGCCGAACTGGTACTGGAACATCAAGGCGAACTCGCACGTCGAGCTGCAGGACGGCGCGGAGAAGAAGGACTACCGCGCCCGCGAGCTGGAGGGCGACGAGTACGAGACCTGGTGGGAGCGCTCTGTGGCCGTGTGGCCCGACTACGCCGAGTACCAGAAGAAGACCGACCGGAAGATTCCCGTGTTCGTGCTCGAACCCATCGGCTGA
- a CDS encoding FecCD family ABC transporter permease, whose product MLTALAVGAIHVPLGDVIAVIGRRLGLIEGSQVSLRDDQIVWQLRLPRVLGAAATGAGLAMSGVVLQSLTRNALADPYLLGVSSGATVGAVLVIVLGFAVAGLGGTAMLTVAAFAGAIAALLAVLALATDPTGGLPPARTILAGVAVAQVCAAFTAFVVIVSDQPNAAHRVLAWTLGSFGGVRWSTAVFLVIVTTVVAVALMFMASDLDAFAFGEHAADSLGVNVVLVRWILLILTSLLVAALVANVGAIGFIGLVVPHIARLAIGPLHLRLLPATAVIGAILAVGADLIARTIVEGTEVPVGAVTALVGAPVFAILLRRQR is encoded by the coding sequence ATGCTGACGGCGCTGGCCGTCGGGGCGATCCATGTCCCCCTCGGGGACGTCATCGCGGTGATCGGCCGGCGACTCGGGCTCATCGAGGGCTCGCAGGTGAGCCTGCGGGACGACCAGATCGTCTGGCAGCTGCGCCTGCCGCGCGTGCTCGGTGCCGCCGCGACCGGTGCGGGCCTGGCCATGAGCGGAGTGGTGCTGCAGTCGCTGACCCGCAACGCCCTGGCCGATCCCTACCTGCTGGGCGTCTCCTCCGGTGCGACCGTCGGGGCGGTCCTCGTGATCGTCCTCGGGTTCGCGGTCGCCGGCCTCGGAGGCACGGCGATGCTCACGGTCGCCGCCTTCGCCGGGGCCATCGCGGCCCTGCTGGCCGTGCTGGCGCTCGCCACCGACCCCACCGGAGGTCTGCCGCCGGCTCGGACGATCCTGGCCGGCGTCGCGGTGGCCCAGGTGTGTGCCGCCTTCACGGCGTTCGTCGTGATCGTGAGCGATCAGCCCAATGCCGCTCATCGCGTCCTGGCCTGGACCCTGGGCTCCTTCGGCGGCGTGCGGTGGAGCACCGCGGTCTTCCTCGTGATCGTGACGACCGTGGTCGCGGTCGCCCTGATGTTCATGGCGTCCGACCTCGACGCGTTCGCGTTCGGCGAGCACGCGGCGGACTCGCTGGGCGTCAACGTCGTCCTCGTCCGCTGGATCCTGCTGATCCTGACGTCACTGCTCGTCGCGGCGCTCGTCGCCAACGTCGGCGCCATCGGCTTCATCGGGCTGGTCGTGCCGCACATCGCCCGTCTCGCGATCGGCCCGCTGCACCTGCGCCTGCTGCCCGCCACGGCGGTGATCGGCGCCATCCTCGCGGTCGGCGCCGACCTGATCGCACGCACGATCGTCGAGGGCACCGAAGTACCGGTCGGAGCCGTCACGGCACTGGTCGGGGCTCCGGTCTTCGCGATCCTGCTGAGGAGGCAGCGATGA
- a CDS encoding ABC transporter substrate-binding protein yields the protein MSPFRRTTLPTRVLATLLLSSVALAACAGAPESDASAAAASDHYPVTVENCGVQITYDAAPSRAVSIFQGATEVMLSLGLQDHMIGTTGLDDAVADRWKEPYDAIDVLGDGALSREELLKHESDFAYASYISAFDADKAGDRDELKDLGVASYVSESSCIERKDQTPASFDKIWKEVGDIATIFDAEKAARSYIADEKKRIADISAEQAGEGLTVFWYDSETKSPYTGAGTGAPQLIIETVGATNAFADVKGTWDYVPWEDVVDADPDVIVLADAEWSTAKEKIDFLRKDPALSRLTAVRSGAFVTLPFSETTPGVRVVDGAQHMSEQLEALDLDR from the coding sequence ATGTCCCCATTCCGTCGCACCACCCTGCCCACCCGCGTGCTGGCCACGCTCCTGCTGTCGTCGGTGGCCCTGGCCGCCTGCGCCGGAGCCCCCGAGAGCGACGCCTCGGCTGCTGCCGCGAGCGACCACTACCCCGTCACGGTCGAGAACTGTGGCGTCCAGATCACCTACGACGCGGCACCGTCGCGCGCCGTCAGCATCTTCCAGGGCGCCACCGAGGTGATGCTGTCGCTCGGGCTGCAGGACCACATGATCGGCACGACGGGCCTCGACGACGCCGTCGCCGACCGGTGGAAGGAGCCGTACGACGCGATCGACGTCCTCGGCGACGGCGCCCTGTCACGCGAGGAGCTGCTCAAGCACGAGTCCGACTTCGCCTACGCCTCCTACATCAGCGCGTTCGACGCCGACAAGGCCGGTGATCGCGATGAGCTCAAGGATCTCGGCGTCGCCAGCTACGTCTCGGAGTCCAGCTGCATCGAGCGCAAGGACCAGACACCCGCCTCCTTCGACAAGATCTGGAAGGAGGTCGGCGACATCGCGACGATCTTCGACGCCGAGAAGGCGGCGCGCAGCTACATCGCCGACGAGAAGAAGCGGATCGCCGACATCTCGGCCGAGCAGGCCGGCGAGGGCCTGACGGTCTTCTGGTACGACTCCGAGACCAAGTCCCCCTACACCGGTGCGGGCACCGGAGCGCCTCAGCTCATCATCGAGACGGTCGGGGCCACGAATGCGTTCGCCGACGTCAAGGGCACGTGGGACTACGTGCCGTGGGAGGACGTCGTCGACGCCGATCCCGACGTGATCGTGCTGGCCGATGCCGAGTGGTCCACCGCGAAGGAGAAGATCGACTTCCTCAGGAAGGACCCGGCGCTGAGTCGCCTCACGGCGGTGCGCTCGGGCGCCTTCGTCACGCTGCCCTTCTCCGAGACGACGCCCGGCGTGCGCGTGGTCGACGGCGCGCAGCACATGTCCGAGCAGCTCGAAGCGCTCGATCTTGACCGCTGA
- the katG gene encoding catalase/peroxidase HPI yields the protein MSDKNHDDAILAEVNDPDEAKGKCPVVHNQLPAPTVGDANRKWWPERLNLQILAKNAPVRNPLDDDFDYRAEFSSLDLAAVKADIAAVLTDSKDWWPADFGNYGPLMIRMAWHSAGTYRVTDGRGGAGAGQQRFAPLNSWPDNVNLDKARRLLWPVKQKYGQKISWADLMILAGNVSLETMGFATFGFAGGREDVWEADQDVYWGAETEWLGDEHRYSGDRDLENPLAAVQMGLIYVNPEGPAGHPDPVASARDIRETFGRMAMNDEETVALIAGGHTFGKTHGAAEADHLQPEPEGAPIEQLGLGWKNTHGTGHGADTITSGLEVTWTYHPTRWDNEFFHILFAYEWELFTSPAGAHQWRPVNGMGEDMVPEAHGSGRREPRMLTSDIALREDPAYREISLRFKNDPVAFGDAFARAWFKLTHRDMGPKARYLGPEVPQEDLLWQDPLPAGEGEVIGDADVAALKAKVLETGLTVSELVATTWAAASSFRGSDKRGGLNGARIRLAPQNGWAVNNPAQLAKVISVLQGIADGYDTKVSLADVIAIAGAAAIEQAAREGGVEITVPVTVGRVDASAEETDVESFGYLEPRHDGFRNYQGKGGMPAEYELIDRANLLTLTAPETTVLVGGLRVLGANYDGSDLGVLTDRVGALTNDFFVNLLDIDTEWTATDETSTQFATKDGRWTGTRADLVFGSNSELRALAEVYASADAKEKFVKDFVAAWTKVVDLDRYDLV from the coding sequence ATGTCTGACAAGAACCACGACGACGCGATTCTCGCCGAGGTCAACGACCCGGACGAGGCGAAGGGCAAGTGCCCCGTCGTCCACAACCAGCTGCCGGCCCCCACGGTCGGTGACGCCAACCGCAAGTGGTGGCCCGAGCGCCTCAACCTGCAGATCCTGGCCAAGAACGCGCCGGTCCGGAACCCGCTGGACGACGACTTCGACTACCGCGCGGAGTTCTCGTCGCTGGACCTCGCGGCCGTCAAGGCCGACATCGCCGCCGTCCTGACCGACTCCAAGGACTGGTGGCCGGCCGACTTCGGGAACTACGGCCCGCTCATGATCCGCATGGCCTGGCACAGCGCCGGCACCTACCGCGTGACCGACGGTCGCGGCGGCGCGGGCGCCGGTCAGCAGCGGTTCGCCCCGCTCAACTCCTGGCCGGACAACGTCAACCTCGACAAGGCCCGCCGCCTGCTGTGGCCCGTCAAGCAGAAGTACGGCCAGAAGATCAGCTGGGCCGACCTGATGATCCTCGCGGGCAACGTCTCGCTGGAGACCATGGGCTTCGCCACCTTCGGCTTCGCCGGCGGTCGTGAGGACGTGTGGGAGGCCGACCAGGACGTGTACTGGGGCGCCGAGACCGAGTGGCTGGGCGACGAGCATCGCTACAGCGGCGACCGTGACCTCGAGAACCCGCTCGCCGCGGTGCAGATGGGCCTGATCTACGTCAACCCCGAGGGCCCCGCCGGTCACCCCGACCCCGTGGCCTCCGCGCGCGACATCCGCGAGACGTTCGGCCGCATGGCGATGAACGACGAGGAGACCGTCGCCCTGATCGCCGGCGGCCACACCTTCGGCAAGACGCACGGTGCGGCCGAGGCCGACCACCTGCAGCCCGAGCCCGAGGGCGCGCCCATCGAGCAGCTGGGCCTGGGCTGGAAGAACACCCACGGCACCGGCCACGGCGCCGACACCATCACGTCGGGCCTCGAGGTCACCTGGACCTACCACCCGACGCGCTGGGACAACGAGTTCTTCCACATCCTGTTCGCCTACGAGTGGGAGCTGTTCACGTCCCCCGCCGGTGCGCACCAGTGGCGTCCGGTCAACGGCATGGGCGAGGACATGGTCCCCGAGGCGCACGGCTCCGGCCGCCGCGAGCCCCGCATGCTGACGTCGGACATCGCGCTGCGCGAGGATCCCGCCTACCGCGAGATCTCCCTGCGGTTCAAGAACGACCCCGTGGCCTTCGGCGATGCGTTCGCCCGCGCCTGGTTCAAGCTGACGCACCGCGACATGGGCCCCAAGGCCCGGTACCTCGGTCCCGAGGTCCCGCAGGAGGACCTGCTGTGGCAGGACCCGCTGCCGGCGGGGGAGGGCGAGGTCATCGGCGACGCCGACGTGGCCGCGCTCAAGGCGAAGGTCCTCGAGACCGGCCTGACCGTCTCCGAGCTCGTCGCCACCACCTGGGCGGCCGCGTCGTCCTTCCGTGGCAGCGACAAGCGCGGTGGCCTCAACGGCGCCCGCATCCGCCTCGCGCCGCAGAACGGCTGGGCCGTCAACAACCCGGCGCAGCTCGCGAAGGTCATCTCGGTCCTGCAGGGCATCGCCGACGGCTACGACACGAAGGTCTCGCTGGCCGACGTCATCGCGATCGCCGGTGCTGCCGCGATCGAGCAGGCCGCGCGTGAGGGCGGCGTGGAGATCACGGTGCCGGTCACCGTGGGCCGCGTCGACGCGAGCGCCGAGGAGACCGACGTCGAGTCCTTCGGCTACCTCGAGCCGCGTCACGACGGGTTCCGCAACTACCAGGGCAAGGGCGGCATGCCGGCCGAGTACGAGCTCATCGACCGCGCGAACCTGCTGACCCTGACCGCTCCGGAGACCACCGTGCTGGTGGGTGGCCTGCGCGTCCTGGGTGCGAACTACGACGGCTCGGACCTCGGTGTCCTCACCGACCGTGTCGGCGCGCTGACGAACGACTTCTTCGTCAACCTGCTCGACATCGACACCGAGTGGACCGCCACCGACGAGACGAGCACGCAGTTCGCCACGAAGGACGGCCGCTGGACCGGCACCCGCGCCGACCTGGTGTTCGGCTCGAACTCCGAGCTGCGCGCGCTGGCCGAGGTCTACGCCAGCGCCGACGCGAAGGAGAAGTTCGTGAAGGACTTCGTCGCCGCGTGGACCAAGGTCGTAGACCTGGACCGCTACGACCTCGTCTGA
- a CDS encoding MetQ/NlpA family ABC transporter substrate-binding protein: MSDQNSPLIEAPKRRGPAIALAVVVIAVIGALIAFALTRGGDSAGGDLTKVKLGTVGASDPYWKTLTEEAEKEGIDLEVVDFADYAQPNPALTEGEIDINQFQHIVYLADYNVANDQDLVPVGATAIYPLGLYSQKVDSVEEIKAGDTVVVPDDDSNQARGLLILQSAGLIKLKDGGSIFSTLADVDKDASKVKVKALKADLTPTSLPDVAAAIVNNDFVEKAGLKFSDAIAQDDPSDPNAVPYINVFAVRAEDKDNETYKKLIEIYQNSQPVLDGVQEVSGGTAQLLKTPAADLQASLADVEADTRAQG; this comes from the coding sequence GTGTCCGACCAGAACTCCCCCCTCATCGAGGCCCCCAAGCGCCGCGGACCCGCGATCGCGCTGGCGGTCGTCGTGATCGCCGTCATCGGGGCCCTGATCGCCTTCGCCCTCACCCGGGGCGGCGACAGCGCCGGCGGCGACCTGACCAAGGTCAAGCTGGGCACCGTGGGCGCGAGCGACCCCTACTGGAAGACGCTCACCGAGGAGGCCGAGAAGGAGGGCATCGACCTCGAGGTCGTCGACTTCGCCGACTACGCCCAGCCCAACCCGGCGCTGACCGAGGGCGAGATCGACATCAACCAGTTCCAGCACATCGTCTACCTCGCGGACTACAACGTCGCCAACGACCAGGATCTCGTCCCGGTCGGCGCCACCGCGATCTACCCGCTGGGCCTGTACTCGCAGAAGGTCGACTCGGTCGAGGAGATCAAGGCCGGCGACACCGTCGTCGTGCCCGACGACGACAGCAACCAGGCCCGTGGCCTGCTGATCCTGCAGTCGGCCGGTCTGATCAAGCTCAAGGACGGCGGCTCGATCTTCTCCACGCTCGCCGACGTCGACAAGGACGCCTCCAAGGTGAAGGTCAAGGCCCTCAAGGCCGACCTGACGCCCACCTCGCTGCCCGACGTGGCCGCCGCGATCGTCAACAACGACTTCGTCGAGAAGGCCGGTCTGAAGTTCTCCGACGCCATCGCGCAGGACGACCCGTCCGACCCGAACGCCGTCCCGTACATCAACGTCTTCGCCGTCCGCGCCGAGGACAAGGACAACGAGACGTACAAGAAGCTGATCGAGATCTACCAGAACAGCCAGCCCGTCCTCGACGGGGTCCAGGAGGTCTCGGGCGGTACCGCGCAGCTGCTGAAGACGCCGGCCGCCGACCTCCAGGCGTCGCTGGCCGACGTCGAGGCGGACACCCGCGCGCAGGGCTGA
- a CDS encoding tRNA (cytidine(34)-2'-O)-methyltransferase, protein MFRILFFEPRIAGNTGNAIRLAAATGSHLHLVDPLFDFEDSKLRRAGLDYHDLAVVTVHETLEQAYEALLPARVFAFTTAATTGYADVAYEPGDVLLFGPEPTGLPEDVLADDRVTDRLRLPMLPSRRSMNLANCASIAVYEAWRQHGFAGGV, encoded by the coding sequence GTGTTCCGGATCCTGTTCTTCGAGCCGCGGATCGCGGGCAACACCGGCAACGCGATCCGGCTGGCCGCCGCCACCGGGAGCCACCTGCACCTCGTGGATCCGCTCTTCGACTTCGAGGACAGCAAGCTGCGCCGCGCCGGTCTGGACTACCACGACCTCGCCGTCGTCACGGTGCACGAGACGCTGGAGCAGGCCTACGAGGCCCTGCTGCCGGCCCGGGTGTTCGCGTTCACGACAGCCGCCACCACGGGGTACGCCGACGTCGCCTACGAGCCCGGCGACGTGCTGCTGTTCGGGCCCGAGCCGACCGGCCTGCCCGAGGACGTCCTCGCCGACGACCGCGTGACCGACCGGCTGCGGCTGCCGATGCTGCCGTCGCGCCGGTCGATGAACCTGGCCAACTGCGCCTCGATCGCGGTCTACGAGGCGTGGCGGCAGCACGGGTTCGCCGGCGGCGTGTGA
- a CDS encoding NYN domain-containing protein: MTNSAPGGQTYLLVDGENIDATLGMSILGRRPQPQERPRWDRLLRFAEDIWEQPVHGLFFLAVDTELPMPFVQALTSIGYRPVPLSGTPDQKVVDLAIQRTLEEIARRDADVMLASNDGDFVPQVEALVSGSRRVAVLGFEEFRNSRFAALVPRGLECFDLEHDVDAFTVPLPRIKIIPIDEFDPLDFL, from the coding sequence GTGACCAACAGCGCCCCCGGCGGCCAGACCTACCTCCTGGTCGACGGCGAGAACATCGACGCGACCCTCGGCATGTCGATCCTGGGGCGGCGGCCGCAGCCGCAGGAGCGACCGCGCTGGGACCGCCTGCTGCGCTTTGCCGAGGACATCTGGGAGCAGCCCGTCCACGGCCTGTTCTTCCTGGCCGTCGACACCGAGCTGCCGATGCCGTTCGTGCAGGCACTGACCTCGATCGGCTACCGGCCGGTGCCACTGTCGGGCACGCCCGACCAGAAGGTCGTCGACCTGGCCATCCAGCGCACGCTGGAGGAGATCGCCCGCCGCGACGCCGACGTCATGCTGGCCAGCAACGACGGCGACTTCGTCCCGCAGGTGGAGGCGCTGGTCAGCGGCTCGCGCCGCGTGGCGGTGCTCGGGTTCGAGGAGTTCCGCAACTCCCGCTTCGCCGCCCTCGTCCCCCGGGGCCTCGAGTGCTTCGACCTCGAGCACGACGTGGACGCCTTCACGGTGCCGCTGCCGCGCATCAAGATCATCCCGATCGACGAGTTCGACCCGCTCGACTTCCTCTGA